A window of Desulfuromonas soudanensis genomic DNA:
GGTCATGAGGAGGAGAAAGCCGCTGAAAAAGGTGGCCAGGGCCGTGGGGATGAAGAGTCCGTCCTGGTGCTGGGCCAGCAGGGGGAGGAAATCGGCGAAGATGAAGGTGCCGGCGGTGATCAGCGCCCCGAGGAGGAGGGTCGGAACGTAGCCGATCAGCGGCTCGACCTCGCGGCGGATACGGACCTCGCGGATGGCCCGCAGGAGGAGCCAGGGGATGAAGAGCCCTTTGAGGAGGAGGGCGCCGCCGGAGAGGAGGAGGGTGTGGCCGGTGATGCCGTGGGAGAGGATCGGCAGCAGGGCCAGCAGTCCCCCCTGAATCGCCACCGCCCGGATGCAGGCGCCGAGGCGGGCGCTGCCGAGGGTGAAGAAGTTGAGGAGCACGACCAGGAGCAGGCAGAAATTGCTGAGACTATGCATCGGGACCTCTCCTAAGGGGGTCAGGTTGAACGCAGCACCAGAACCAGGGCGAAAATAGAAATCAGGACGGTGCCGATGAGGATCTGCGGAACGCGCACCAGGCGCAGCCGGGCCATCGTCGACTCGACGACGCCGATCAGGATCGCCAGGACGAGGAGCCCGCCGAGAAAGACCAGGACGTCGCCGAGGATGTGGCCGGTCTGCCAGGGGAAGGCCAGGCGCACGAGAAGAGCGCCGAGAACCATGAGCTTGAGGGAGGCTCCGTAGAGGATCATCCCCAGGGCCGGGCCGCTGTGGTCGAGGACCATGACTTCATGGATCATCGTCAGCTCGAGGTGGGTGTTGGGGTCGTCGAAGGGGATGCGGGAATTCTCCACCAGCAGGACGACAAAGAGGCAGACGAGGATCAGTCCGAGGGGGGCGGCGGCGCCGGTGCCCCACGCCCCGGCCAGGTGGGGACCGAAGAGGGAATTGAGGGAGAGCCCCCCGGAAATGCGGGCCAGGACGATGAGGGAAAAAAGGATGGTCGGTTCGGCCAGGCAGGAGAAGGTCACTTCCCGGGCGGCTCCCATCCCCTCGAAGCTCGATCCGGTATCGAGGGCCGCCAGGGCGGTGAAGAAGCGACCGAGGCCGAAGAGATAGACGAAAAGGATCAGGTCCCCTTCGAAGGAGATCGGCGCCGGCAGACCCCCGAAGGGGAGGAGGAGCGAGGCCAGCACGGGGACGGTGAGAGCGACGGCCGGCCCGGCCAGAAAGACCCAGGTCGTGGTGCGGCTCAGGACAAACCCCTTCCCCCAGAGGCGCCGCAGGTCGAAGTAGGGCTGCAGCAGCGGCGCTCCGATCCGGCCGGCGAAGAGGGCCTTGGTTCTGGTAATCACCCCCTGCAGCAGCGGTGCGAAGAGGAGGAGCAGGCAGAGGTGAAGCAAAAATCCGGCGATCATGGAAGTCTCCTCGGCATCAGGGGATCAGGGCGAACAGAACGATCAGGGTCAGGGCGACGTACAGAAGATAGAAGGAGGTGTGCCCGTTCTGGATGAAACGGCGCAGGCGGTTGCTCAGCCAGGCGATCCCCCCGGCGGCCGGAAGGAGGGCCCGGTCGAGGACCGCATCCGGCGTGTGGCTGGAAAAAGTGCTCGGCTTCGGGAAGGGGCCGGCCACCGGTTCGCCGTGGCGTTCGGTCAGGAGTCCGACGCGGAAGAGGCCGACGATCAAATCGCCGAAGGAGGAGGCGCTGTATTGCATGCGCGGCGTCGGCGCCAGATAACCGCACCCCCAGGTGGAGGCATCCCGCGGCGCCTTGCGGCTGCGCCTTGCGATCCAGAACCCGGCGACGGCGATGAGCAGCAGCAGGGACCAGGCCAGGGCGCCGATCATCGGCAGATGGGCCAGTGGCGCGGCGAGGGTCAGGGGTGCCAGGGAAGGAGACCATACGGTGGCGGCCCGTTGCAGCAGAGGGGCGACGGTCCAGGGGGAGAGGCCGATCCAGGCGCAGGCGAGGAGCAGGACGAGCATCGGCAGGCGCATGCTCGCCGGCGCCGGGTGCGCCCTGGCGGCCGCTTCCTGGCGCGGTTCGCCGAGAAAGACGAGGCCGAAGACCTTGACGAAGCAGGCCAGCGCCAGGCCGCCGATGAGCGCCAGGGCCGGGGCGGCCAGCAGAGCCAGTTGGCTGGCCGAAACGCTCCCCGGCAGGGAATGCAGGGCTCCCTGGTAGATCAGCCATTCGCTG
This region includes:
- a CDS encoding NADH-quinone oxidoreductase subunit H, which produces MAGFLLHLCLLLLFAPLLQGVITRTKALFAGRIGAPLLQPYFDLRRLWGKGFVLSRTTTWVFLAGPAVALTVPVLASLLLPFGGLPAPISFEGDLILFVYLFGLGRFFTALAALDTGSSFEGMGAAREVTFSCLAEPTILFSLIVLARISGGLSLNSLFGPHLAGAWGTGAAAPLGLILVCLFVVLLVENSRIPFDDPNTHLELTMIHEVMVLDHSGPALGMILYGASLKLMVLGALLVRLAFPWQTGHILGDVLVFLGGLLVLAILIGVVESTMARLRLVRVPQILIGTVLISIFALVLVLRST
- a CDS encoding NADH-quinone oxidoreductase subunit K, with the protein product MHSLSNFCLLLVVLLNFFTLGSARLGACIRAVAIQGGLLALLPILSHGITGHTLLLSGGALLLKGLFIPWLLLRAIREVRIRREVEPLIGYVPTLLLGALITAGTFIFADFLPLLAQHQDGLFIPTALATFFSGFLLLMTRRKAITQVLGYLMLENGIFIFGILLSDAMPLMVEAGVLLDLLVGVFVMGIVMNQINREFSTINTERLSALKD